In Dissulfuribacter thermophilus, the following proteins share a genomic window:
- a CDS encoding YeiH family protein, with protein MAQDAEVSRSQSAISEGQKSFIQEVVDSIPGAILVIAVAVAAYVIAPYLRQYPLFKTYLELKDFILAILFGIIIKNTVGVARVFEPGLRFSTILTKTGIVIMGAKYSMMGLVKVGGPALLYIGIFLFGTAIIMMWVGTKLKVPTPLAACLASGLSVCGVSATIAIAPAVRAKNQDMAYSIAVVLMFGLLALLVFPPIGKMLHLTDTQYGAFCGVGIVNSAQVLAAGFGYSEGAGLIAGIYNIGRVIFLPFVVLMLAIMAASREASSGGQSVEINKFKLIIDKFPIFVLGFLLVVFLNTMGLFTKPEVHQAKIFMNWAFLLGFASIGLTTRLADLKAAGLSGFFLGFLVAGLKAALALVVVLTFMK; from the coding sequence ATGGCACAGGACGCCGAAGTAAGTAGATCGCAAAGTGCGATAAGTGAGGGGCAAAAATCTTTTATACAAGAAGTTGTAGACAGTATTCCGGGAGCTATCTTGGTCATCGCTGTGGCTGTGGCAGCATATGTCATAGCTCCATATCTTCGCCAATATCCACTTTTTAAGACCTATCTTGAATTAAAGGATTTTATCCTTGCGATTTTATTTGGAATTATTATCAAGAATACCGTTGGGGTGGCTAGAGTATTTGAGCCTGGTCTAAGGTTTTCAACCATTCTTACTAAGACAGGTATCGTCATCATGGGAGCAAAATACTCCATGATGGGTCTAGTCAAGGTCGGTGGACCAGCTCTTTTGTATATCGGAATCTTTCTCTTTGGTACTGCTATTATCATGATGTGGGTTGGAACCAAGCTTAAGGTTCCCACTCCTCTAGCAGCCTGTCTTGCATCAGGTCTATCAGTCTGTGGAGTTTCTGCCACCATCGCTATTGCCCCAGCAGTACGGGCAAAAAACCAGGATATGGCCTATTCCATCGCTGTGGTACTTATGTTCGGTCTGTTGGCATTGCTGGTATTCCCACCGATTGGAAAAATGTTGCATCTGACAGATACTCAGTATGGAGCATTTTGCGGTGTTGGAATAGTTAACTCAGCACAGGTGTTGGCTGCTGGTTTTGGGTATAGTGAAGGTGCTGGTCTTATCGCAGGAATTTACAACATCGGAAGAGTTATCTTCCTGCCTTTTGTTGTCCTTATGCTTGCAATTATGGCAGCCAGTAGAGAGGCTTCCAGTGGTGGACAGTCAGTAGAAATCAACAAGTTCAAACTGATCATCGACAAATTCCCAATTTTCGTCCTTGGCTTCCTCTTGGTTGTCTTTTTGAATACTATGGGGCTTTTCACCAAACCAGAGGTCCATCAGGCCAAGATCTTTATGAACTGGGCATTCCTCCTCGGTTTTGCAAGTATTGGACTTACCACCAGGCTCGCTGACCTTAAGGCAGCTGGATTGTCCGGTTTCTTCCTTGGCTTCTTAGTCGCTGGCTTAAAGGCAGCACTGGCACTTGTAGTAGTCCTGACCTTTATGAAGTAA
- the fliS gene encoding flagellar export chaperone FliS yields MYNKAILNYKRTQIVTNHSPEQLILLLYEGAVQALKKAREGVEEQDVRKRGEGLGKAISIIGELNASLDMEAGGETAAFLRGLYLSILTELPKVNLTNDLRTLDIAIGYIEELKKLWKERVMNKEDSSSEIVPVSEQSHKKRNSVSISI; encoded by the coding sequence ATGTACAATAAAGCAATATTGAACTATAAACGAACTCAAATTGTTACCAATCATAGTCCTGAACAGTTGATACTGCTACTTTATGAAGGAGCTGTTCAAGCCCTGAAAAAGGCCAGAGAAGGGGTAGAGGAGCAAGATGTCAGAAAAAGAGGAGAGGGATTGGGAAAGGCCATTTCTATTATTGGTGAGCTGAACGCCTCTCTTGATATGGAGGCAGGTGGAGAAACAGCTGCTTTCTTGAGGGGACTTTACTTGAGTATACTAACAGAACTTCCAAAGGTTAATCTGACCAATGATCTTCGAACATTAGATATTGCTATTGGATATATAGAAGAATTAAAAAAATTGTGGAAAGAACGGGTTATGAATAAAGAAGATAGTTCTAGTGAAATTGTACCTGTTTCAGAACAGTCTCACAAAAAAAGAAACAGTGTATCTATTTCTATTTAA
- a CDS encoding flagellar protein FlaG, giving the protein MMELNVVKNLIYTNQQSTKAENTPLSNTQTTERDTSKSSSVGHLRDDTLEKLAQMLSELVDQKEIEFHYDKKAGTLVVKIVDPRSGEIVRSIPPEYLLDMARIDKLELNGIIINKKI; this is encoded by the coding sequence ATGATGGAGCTTAATGTTGTAAAAAATTTAATATATACAAATCAGCAGTCCACTAAGGCTGAAAATACGCCTTTGTCTAATACGCAAACAACAGAAAGGGATACCTCTAAATCCTCTTCGGTAGGCCATTTGCGTGATGATACTCTGGAAAAGCTGGCACAAATGCTAAGTGAGCTTGTAGATCAAAAGGAAATCGAGTTCCATTACGACAAGAAGGCCGGAACACTGGTAGTAAAAATAGTTGATCCGCGTTCTGGTGAGATAGTTAGAAGCATACCACCCGAATACTTACTGGATATGGCTCGTATAGACAAGTTAGAGCTGAATGGGATCATAATAAATAAAAAGATATAG
- the neuB gene encoding N-acetylneuraminate synthase — translation MENSNKVFIIAEAGVNHNGSVEIAHKMIDEAKSAGADCIKFQVFNTEALVSRDAPTAQYQKEKTGETEQYSMLKALELKKEEILCLKKHCENIGIEFLATPFDLESVEFLSPLVSRFKIGSGDITNFPLLELVAKKGKPVILSTGMASLGEIEDAFWLLAQHLPLDYITLLHCVSIYPTPPELVNLNVIHTLKTLFKTSIGFSDHSIGINMAIAAVAIGATVIEKHFTLDKKLKGPDHNASVDPVELKMLIKAVKEVEVALGNGLKCISDAEAEIKRVVRRGLYARRDIKAGQTLNAGDIIPLRPEKGIPSRFFNKVLGLKSNTDIKQGTPLEWWMLRPLRS, via the coding sequence ATGGAAAATTCAAACAAAGTTTTTATCATTGCCGAAGCAGGTGTTAACCACAACGGTTCTGTGGAGATTGCCCACAAAATGATAGACGAAGCCAAGTCTGCAGGGGCGGACTGTATCAAGTTTCAGGTATTTAATACTGAAGCCTTGGTTTCTAGAGATGCCCCTACTGCTCAATATCAAAAGGAAAAGACTGGTGAGACCGAGCAGTATTCAATGTTAAAGGCTCTTGAACTTAAAAAAGAAGAAATACTCTGTCTTAAAAAACACTGTGAGAATATTGGAATTGAGTTTCTGGCCACCCCTTTTGACCTTGAGAGCGTAGAGTTTCTTAGTCCACTTGTTTCAAGGTTCAAAATAGGATCTGGTGACATTACAAATTTTCCTCTACTCGAATTAGTAGCTAAGAAAGGGAAACCTGTGATCTTGTCTACAGGAATGGCTAGTTTGGGAGAGATAGAAGATGCCTTTTGGTTGTTAGCTCAACACCTTCCTTTAGACTACATAACACTCCTACATTGCGTCAGCATTTACCCAACTCCACCTGAACTTGTGAATTTAAACGTAATACATACGTTAAAAACACTTTTTAAAACATCCATTGGATTTTCAGACCATTCCATTGGGATCAACATGGCAATTGCTGCTGTTGCTATAGGTGCCACTGTAATCGAAAAGCACTTTACCTTAGACAAAAAGCTTAAAGGACCTGACCACAATGCCTCAGTTGATCCAGTAGAGCTAAAAATGTTGATTAAGGCTGTAAAGGAAGTGGAAGTTGCCCTCGGAAACGGCTTAAAATGTATTTCTGATGCGGAAGCAGAGATCAAGCGTGTTGTTCGCAGAGGGCTTTATGCAAGAAGAGATATAAAAGCCGGTCAAACTCTTAACGCCGGAGACATTATTCCACTAAGACCTGAAAAAGGGATACCATCTCGTTTCTTCAATAAGGTCCTAGGCCTCAAATCAAACACAGACATCAAACAGGGAACGCCTTTGGAATGGTGGATGTTACGGCCTCTACGCAGCTAG